Below is a genomic region from Fusarium oxysporum f. sp. lycopersici 4287 chromosome 12, whole genome shotgun sequence.
TGATACTGAGACATCACAAATACCGGTGGATCTACAGACTCTTGGTGATGGGGATCTGTCGATGGGCGCCTGGACACTGAACGATGATGGATCAGATCCtacgatgaggatgattcTGGATAATACTCCATGGGGCTACCTCGATAATACACCTATGGACACCCTGTTCAGCGATTGGTTTCCCCAAGATACTTTTGAAGGATAACAAGTCGGGAAGTTTGTATCTCGGCATTCCTGAACACTAAGGAAGTACATAACCACCGTCAATGATAATGTCTGATCCAGTGGTATAAGTGGAAGCGTCACTGGCCAAATACAGATACAAGCCCTTGATTTCCTTCACATGGCCCTGTCTGCCGAGCACCGACATACGATAAGCTTCGTTGAGTGCCAGTGGACCGGCTCCCATCTTGGTATCGAAGAAACCGGGCGAAACAATGTTGACGCGGGCGAATTCTCTCCACTCGCGAGCTAAAGACTTGCCAAAATGCGTCACGAATGCTTTAGTGCCATTGTAGATAGGCTGGTCAACAGGGACGTTGACGATGTGTGCGCTCATACTagaggtgatgatgagaacaCCGCTGCCTTGGCGCTTGAAGACTTCGCCGACGTGTTTGGAGCAGTAGACAACGCCATTGACTAGAAGGGTCAGATAGGCACTCGGTGGGGGACACGAGATGGACTTGACGTACCGTTCACGGACATTTGTTTGTCGAATTCGGGGAGAGTCTGTTCCAGGATTGGCTTGCTGATAGCCATTCCCGCATTAGCAACGAAGACGTCTATGCTGCCAAAGTCCTCTACGACTTGCTTTACTGATTTTTGCACAGAGTCAGCGTCGGATACTGCCGTCATGTTAGCTTCGTTCCATTACACTTCAGCACGTCGCGAGAGACATACCGTCGACTTTGTAAGCAGCAGTTTTGATATTGTGTTTTGTCCCGAGATCCTGGGCTTTCTGGATAGCTACATCATTCCTAAAAAGAAATGTCAGTCATTGTGCAGAAATCTTATTAGGCATGGTACGACTTACGAGTTGTACCATAACACGACATGAGCGTTGGCCTCGGCCATTCCCTCCGCAACAGCATAGCCAATACCGTCAGCGCCACCAGTTACGACAACCACCTTGCCAGTCATCTTGAATTGCTCCAAGACATTGGTAGGGGTGTTGGGAAAGGGTCTAGGGAAGCCATCCCGTAGGACGGTACAGTCAGATTCGTTCATAGACATTTTAGTGGCGATCTTGTAGTTTGGTGTAGAACAAGTATTGGCTACATTCTCAGTAATGGAGAGAATATTTATAGGCTTATTGGTGATTTGTTGATCTCCATCACTGTCGG
It encodes:
- a CDS encoding hypothetical protein (At least one base has a quality score < 10), which encodes MSMNESDCTVLRDGFPRPFPNTPTNVLEQFKMTGKVVVVTGGADGIGYAVAEGMAEANAHVVLWYNSNDVAIQKAQDLGTKHNIKTAAYKVDVSDADSVQKSVKQVVEDFGSIDVFVANAGMAISKPILEQTLPEFDKQMSVNVNGVVYCSKHVGEVFKRQGSGVLIITSSMSAHIVNVPVDQPIYNGTKAFVTHFGKSLAREWREFARVNIVSPGFFDTKMGAGPLALNEAYRMSVLGRQGHVKEIKGLYLYLASDASTYTTGSDIIIDGGYVLP